The following coding sequences are from one Humulus lupulus chromosome X, drHumLupu1.1, whole genome shotgun sequence window:
- the LOC133805474 gene encoding protein FAR-RED IMPAIRED RESPONSE 1-like, with translation MRKWVCSKEGFRKHMEIDKAGGSKRKTYITRTSCQDSFRVVMIGDEGPWICKEFQPLHNHDKAALDELRFLRSNRSVSETLVAQVRSMNQVGIRTSHIISHLAMQSGGYERMPCQLRDVYNKVAHVKRKEKRCTDSDGALGYLDCLSKRDPNFIIQYQCDVDNRLGNLFWADGYS, from the coding sequence ATGAGAAAATGGGTATGTTCAAAAGAAGGTTTCCGCAAACACATGGAAATTGACAAGGCCGGTGGGAGCAAACGAAAAACATATATTACTAGGACTAGTTGCCAAGATAGTTTTCGAGTGGTAATGATTGGCGATGAGGGTCCGTGGATTTGCAAGGAATTCCAACCTCTGCACAACCATGACAAGGCAGCATTAGATGAGTTGCGATTTCTGAGATCAAACCGTTCCGTGTCAGAAACCCTAGTTGCTCAAGTGAGATCAATGAACCAAGTTgggataagaacttcacacatcaTCTCCCACTTGGCAATGCAGTCTGGTGGGTACGAAAGGATGCCTTGCCAGCTACGAGACGTTTACAACAAGGTCGCCCATgtcaaaagaaaagagaaaagatgTACAGATTCAGATGGTGCTTTGGGATATTTGGATTGTCTGTCAAAGAGGGATCCAAATTTCATCATTCAATATCAATGTGACGTGGACAACAGATTGGGGAACCTATTCTGGGCGGACGGATATTCTTGA
- the LOC133805328 gene encoding aldehyde oxidase GLOX: MHMQLLRNNKVIIYDRTDFGQSNISLPGGICRVDPADTALQVDCTAHSVLYDVASNTLRPLTVQTDLWCSSGAVLPNGTLIQTGGFNDGDHVVRVFSPCVNDICDWIEFPNYLTERRWYATNQLLPNGEIIIIGGRRQFNYEFFPKRNNSLFELDFLRETSDTDENNLYPFVHLLPDGNLFIFANIRSILFDYNRNIVIKEFPPIPNGEPRNYPSSGSSVLLPLDENNGSEMVVEIMICGGAPRHSHRQAMEGHFVEALSSCGRLRLSDQNPRWDVEYMPISRVMSDMVILPSGDVIIINGAQRGTAGWEAGEDPVTTPILYNPTGERNQRFSAMESSPRPRLYHSTAVLLPDGRVLIGGSNPHVYYNFTGVKYPTDLSLESFSPPYLSVEYRLIRPRIVVASESVGYGEIVTVIFTVGEYTTVDSLSFMMIAPSFNTHSFGMNQRMVVMRVVSVERITAYAYNASVVGPSTAEIAPPGYYMLFVVHSHIPSHSTWLKLQ; this comes from the coding sequence ATGCACATGCAACTTCTACGTAACAACAAGGTCATCATCTACGACCGGACCGATTTCGGCCAATCAAACATCTCTCTCCCCGGCGGGATATGCCGGGTCGACCCTGCCGATACCGCCCTACAAGTCGACTGCACCGCCCACTCCGTCCTCTACGACGTCGCATCCAACACCCTCCGCCCTCTCACAGTCCAAACTGATTTGTGGTGCTCTTCCGGAGCTGTTCTCCCCAACGGAACCCTAATCCAAACCGGTGGTTTCAACGATGGAGATCATGTTGTGCGTGTTTTCAGCCCCTGTGTCAACGACATCTGTGATTGGATTGAATTTCCAAACTATTTAACCGAACGAAGATGGTACGCTACCAACCAGCTTTTACCCAATGGTGAGATAATCATAATAGGAGGGAGACGACAGTTTAATTATGAGTTTTTCCCGAAGAGAAATAACTCTCTCTTTGAGCTTGATTTTCTTAGAGAAACTTCAGATACTGATGAGAATAACTTGTACCCTTTTGTCCACTTATTACCGGACGGAAACTTGTTCATCTTCGCCAACATAAGATCGATATTATTCGACTACAATCGAAATATTGTGATCAAGGAGTTTCCTCCGATCCCGAACGGCGAACCACGTAACTATCCGAGCTCAGGCTCGTCGGTTTTGCTTCCTTTAGACGAGAACAATGGCTCCGAAATGGTAGTAGAAATCATGATCTGCGGCGGCGCACCGAGGCATTCCCATCGACAAGCCATGGAAGGACATTTTGTGGAGGCGCTGAGTAGTTGTGGAAGACTAAGACTGAGTGACCAAAACCCTAGATGGGACGTGGAGTACATGCCCATATCTCGAGTCATGAGCGATATGGTAATTCTACCCTCCGGTGACGTCATCATAATCAACGGCGCCCAACGAGGCACCGCCGGGTGGGAGGCCGGAGAAGATCCGGTGACCACGCCAATCCTTTACAACCCCACCGGCGAGCGTAACCAACGATTTTCGGCCATGGAATCGTCGCCTCGGCCAAGACTGTATCACTCGACGGCGGTTTTGTTACCGGACGGGAGGGTTTTGATCGGCGGTAGCAATCCTCACGTGTACTATAATTTTACGGGAGTAAAGTATCCGACGGATTTAAGCCTGGAGTCGTTTTCGCCGCCGTACTTGTCGGTAGAGTACAGGCTGATACGGCCGAGAATTGTGGTGGCGAGTGAGAGTGTAGGGTACGGGGAAATAGTGACTGTGATTTTCACGGTGGGGGAATATACGACAGTGGATTCGTTGTCGTTTATGATGATAGCGCCGTCGTTTAATACGCACTCGTTTGGAATGAATCAGAGGATGGTGGTGATGAGGGTGGTGAGCGTGGAGAGGATTACGGCGTACGCTTATAATGCAAGCGTGGTGGGTCCTTCGACGGCGGAGATTGCTCCGCCGGGATATTATATGCTGTTTGTGGTGCATTCTCATATACCTAGTCACAGTACGTGGCTCAAGTTGCAGTGA